A single genomic interval of Littorina saxatilis isolate snail1 linkage group LG17, US_GU_Lsax_2.0, whole genome shotgun sequence harbors:
- the LOC138952896 gene encoding tereporin-Ca1-like, giving the protein MAQTVFLCLLGLLFGWQSVEAKSCYPDLAQAALAGVLDGPFLSGTTLEALTFGDGYRVTCALQVENWTRYNLSNPVIHMNHGQISKAPPATIDSGYREVTVTRKTSGTATGTSGTVSWEVEGLDRRVYLMWSAPFNFDFYSNWLGVGVSAPGYTGHPGGDDLFEQMYNHGDSDTIKFERKKFNGDMTPVKFGDKDIQLYGTMVNSHEAIGKVSIRPVDLADLADDVRAHLCDKNGNPLVG; this is encoded by the exons ATGGCTCAGACCGTTTTTCTGTGTTTACTAGGACTTCTGTTTG GCTGGCAATCGGTTGAGGCCAAGAGCTGCTACCCCGACCTGGCACAGGCCGCTCTAGCAGGAGTTCTAGATGGCCCTTTCTTGTCTGGCACCACTCTGGAAGCGCTTACCTTTGGCGATGGTTACCGAGTCACCTGCGCCTTACAGGTGGAAAACTGGACACGCTATAATCTGTCCAATCCTGTGATCCACATGAACCACGGCCAGATTTCTAAGGCGCCACCGGCCACCATTGACTCTGGTTACAGAGAAGTCACG GTGACCCGGAAAACGAGCGGGACAGCGACCGGCACCTCGGGAACAGTGTCGTGGGAAGTGGAGGGGCTTGACCGGCGTGTGTACCTGATGTGGTCAGCTCCCTTCAACTTTGACTTCTACAGCAACTggctgggggtgggggtgtcggCACCCGGCTACACTGGCCACCCGGGTGGCGATGACCTGTTCGAACAGATGTACAACCACGGTGACTCGGACACCATCAAgtttgagagaaaaaagtttAATGGCGACATGACTCCTGTCAAATTCGG GGACAAGGATATTCAGTTATATGGAACCATGGTGAACAGCCACGAAGCCATTGGCAAAGTGTCCATCCGTCCCGTCGACCTGGCGGACTTGGCAGACGACGTCCGGGCACATCTCTGTGACAAGAATGGCAACCCGCTTGTGGGATAG